From Salmo salar chromosome ssa09, Ssal_v3.1, whole genome shotgun sequence:
GTGCGTCAGTAGCGCGCTGGTTGTGCTCGCTGTCTGTCTCGTACAGGTCAGAGCACAGGTCCTCACTGGAGGTGGTGGAGGCGACGGGGGAGAGGGCCGAGGAAGAGCCGCTGGATATACTCCTGCATCCGGGTGAGGCTAGTGCCGCGCACACTGCCTCGCCGGCTGGCCAAGTGCTGCCGTTGTTGCTGGAAGTGTCCGGTATTATATCCATAACCATGTCCTGGAAGTGATCCTCGTTCAAGGGCATACACTCCAGCAGGTGGTTCAGTAGCTCGGCCGCCACCGTCGCGTCTATCCCGGGACAGTTGGACACAAACATATGGACCTCATGCATGCACTGGATGTAGCCTGCTGCAAACCTCTCGCTGGCCTCCCGGTTCATGATGTCAGTCTCTGAGGAAGAAAGGAAATTAGGCCTACTTAGATTCAGTTGCACTCCCACGGTGGGCGTTATGATAAGCAGCACCTGATCTATGCCTAAATGCACTCTAATGAGTGGATGAAAGGGTCAATAGTGTATGCCATTGCTCAGTTTACCTTGGGGACGATCCTTGAGAATATGCTCCACTTTTTTCACCGTCATCTCCAGAACCTCTGCGTTCTCCACCTTTGACTGAAACCGAGGGGAGACAAAGTGAAAAATATTAGATTTCATTCGCTTCTATTGTATGACAGGTGCGCCAGGTGCGTCTACAGCAGGGGAGGTGCGCCAAACTCACGTCGGTGTCAGCGAGCAAGGTCCGGAGCTCCTGCAAACTCTCATTGATACGAGCACGCCTCTTCTTCTCCACCAAAGGTTTTCTCGCCTGTAACAATGACACATGGGCCTGTTAGTGCGTTGTAACAATGTAATAACTGCATTACTAGGGTAGGCTACTCTATAGAATGGGATCAGcgacacaacaaccacagatgcccCTTACCTTTCTATCCCCTTTATTAATCCCGTAGTAGTCATCCTCATCCATGCCAAGTCCGTTCTTGATATGCAGAGCCGAGGGGGCCATGTTGGTTTTGAGCCCGAGCGGTGCAGTCAGTCTGAGATCCCAGTTTTGTATTCAACTGCTATTTTCCCGATCCGTGAAAGAGAGCAGCTGGCAAACGGATCCGGTCAGAGAAAATCTAAACACGACAGGCGAGACACCCTTTGATTATTGTACAATCTTCGATAAACGTACTGCTGGCGCTAAAGAGCTGTTCTGGGTATTTATAAGGACTAATTTGCATATGAATGTGTGGTTTGTCTGCACTAGCCAGCGGACAACAGTGCACACACCGTGAGAGCCAATCAGAGCCCTTTCCTTTGTCTTCGGCCAGCCCTTGCTGCGCGGTGAGGATCAGTAGTGGTCACAATAATTCATATTTTGGGTTGCGTATCTGGCGTCAGTGGTTTTTGTTGTTCAACCGAAGGCTATTCATTTAGGCTAAAGTTTAAGAAATAATGACaattttggggaaaaaaataaaaaagtagatAACATTGCATGGTATTAACACGTCTTTTGTACCATCTGTTTGTGTCCTAGATAACTGTACGGTATAGGCTATATTCTGTGAAAGGGAATAGGATGGGACAGAGGCTGCTATCACAAATGATATATCCATTCATTATTCATTCGGTTATCAAAGCGCCAATGTCTCCAATGTATTTCACCAGGAAGGCCAATATAACTATTTATGGCAGAACACGGAGAGATATTATGCAGATACCATAggtagaaaaaaaacattttagaaagacATTTCTTTGGACGTGGAGTATTTgcaatatatttatttatttcaaatccGGACTGCTGATTATCTCAAGACTGAGTCATTTTTTCTCTTCTAATGTTTTCTTGCCCTACCCAGTCCCATTTTTTTGTATGTCCCTGTTCAGGGCTCTGAAGATTTCCCCAGCGCGGGCTCTCGGATGTAACGCGATGCCTCAGTTGGCAGCTGCTGGCAGAGGCCCCTTGGCCTAAAGTGAATCAGCCGGGGAATTAAGGGCCCTTCCCCAAAGAAAGCGACAGGTGTTAGCCTGCGCCTCATTTGTTCTCTCCCTTTGGTGATTTCTGATTTGGATGCAATTGCACTCTCAGATGCCACATTCCCATTAAAAC
This genomic window contains:
- the LOC106613171 gene encoding transcription cofactor HES-6, which translates into the protein MAPSALHIKNGLGMDEDDYYGINKGDRKARKPLVEKKRRARINESLQELRTLLADTDSKVENAEVLEMTVKKVEHILKDRPQETDIMNREASERFAAGYIQCMHEVHMFVSNCPGIDATVAAELLNHLLECMPLNEDHFQDMVMDIIPDTSSNNGSTWPAGEAVCAALASPGCRSISSGSSSALSPVASTTSSEDLCSDLYETDSEHNQRATDALENQEAQNMPTISYYKSMWRPW